One region of Eurosta solidaginis isolate ZX-2024a chromosome X, ASM4086904v1, whole genome shotgun sequence genomic DNA includes:
- the onecut gene encoding homeobox protein onecut yields the protein MRMEPAAKVVDHQSLSSQLVESNELVRRVSSNGTSIENSSNNTTFVIRNRTLSYSPVSSLCAHDVVDDMNVVEQTLVTASDDNVSEDETASPFVVVRTIIDGLSHSPVHSTFQKTIHFTARDLHGEHFQIAQEHHQRQPQHLPLLEPRQILQFKNAYQHLEQLDYQGLENRLHGCSPIDFVGTAVKLNELSTCSSPKSNVANVIASKAIHKEFIIDKPERQLQNIRYKAIRDNCNIYDDDYREKKISLDITHVEDNVKVNVGDNISSEVVLSQHFHEHKNQQEFEPGNISSLVQHSHTIRLHGQQLLLHDQQIINSAMYEKNHKSHGTYNSASTEHNETLSVIIQQQKGDSRDSGLQIASPVLGRVSVGVLSNQLIQPAPCNPLSSPSEEISPPEFNPTSSYATLTPLQPLPPISTMSHKFAYGGHINGSGVNISGSGCTNSPSNSSSESVEAFGAMPNQNSLGALSLSSLGVVQSPYSTYNKLSSMGISMSPPHNYTTSPSHSMNGMVIACELRTALTSPCVALSPQSAYSYSTELHSPTQSHRIMRRNMAMAVDGDCNSNLSHDTTSIETCQVGLHKKVVSISPPRAGGNEAVLADNIIMTEFKSAHNTHKHEILVTSTSISATSTCGQSPRIQLHHGPILSSQSASKKSVPFTLSGSYKIDNQPAATLAPINSETTTLSIASLQSNDLINISPPAIVWPRASSPHPEEENTSTNLSAQKPRTYMHMQVSPLSQQPSQQYKQTGKSINTDTSDSYFNLNKNNNPSLSNAPAEKGMLPTNKNKCIAELQDHQSVQAEPQNELYQTKIRYENNKSPCNSSSASAAPHSCIASTGSANLIGNISNLRGAEVGCIIGDNKSSPSNTIDVVEINTKDLAQRISAELKRYSIPQAIFAQRVLCRSQGTLSDLLRNPKPWSKLKSGRETFRRMYKWLQEPEFQRMSALRIAAAQIPQRITNNNTITRTIAASNRMVNSDSSNITLLSNSNSGELFIFI from the coding sequence ATGAGGATGGAGCCTGCAGCCAAGGTTGTAGATCACCAAAGCCTTTCCAGCCAACTCGTTGAATCTAACGAATTAGTACGAAGAGTTTCATCGAATGGCACCAGCATCGAAAACTCATCTAATAATACAACATTCGTGATTAGGAATCGCACCCTATCTTATTCTCCGGTATCTTCGTTATGTGCACACGACGTTGTTGATGACATGAATGTGGTTGAGCAAACACTGGTGACTGCTAGTGACGATAACGTATCCGAAGATGAAACCGCAAGTCCATTTGTAGTGGTTCGCACAATTATTGATGGGCTTAGCCACAGTCCAGTTCATTCGACATTCCAAAAGACCATACATTTTACTGCTCGAGATCTACATGGAGAACACTTTCAAATTGCGCAAGAGCATCATCAACGACAGCCTCAACACCTCCCCCTTTTGGAGCCCCGTCAGATATTGCAATTCAAAAATGCTTACCAACATTTAGAACAGCTGGACTACCAGGGACTTGAAAATCGTTTACATGGCTGTAGTCCCATTGATTTTGTAGGTACCGCTGTAAAACTGAATGAGTTATCCACATGCTCTTCGCCAAAATCAAATGTGGCAAACGTGATTGCCAGTAAGGCAATACACAAGGAGTTTATAATTGATAAGCCTGAAAGACAGCTGCAAAATATAAGATATAAAGCTATCCGCGACAATTGCAACATATACGACGATGATTATAGAGAGAAAAAAATCTCCTTAGATATAACGCACGTTGAAGATAACGTAAAAGTAAATGTTGGCGATAATATTTCTTCGGAGGTGGTTCTATCCCAACATTTCCACGAACATAAAAATCAGCAGGAGTTTGAGCCAGGAAATATAAGCTCATTAGTGCAACACTCTCATACTATCCGTCTGCATGGACAGCAACTTCTCCTTCATGACCAGCAAATAATCAATTCTGCCATGTATGAGAAGAATCATAAATCACATGGAACTTACAATAGTGCCTCAACTGAGCACAATGAGACTTTGTCGGTGattatacaacaacaaaaaggaGATTCTAGAGACTCTGGCCTTCAAATCGCTAGTCCCGTACTGGGAAGAGTTAGCGTGGGGGTACTCAGCAACCAATTGATTCAGCCGGCCCCTTGTAACCCATTGTCGTCCCCAAGCGAAGAAATTTCTCCTCCAGAATTTAATCCTACATCTTCTTATGCCACACTAACACCTCTGCAACCGTTGCCGCCTATTTCGACCATGTCCCACAAATTTGCTTACGGTGGGCATATAAATGGGAGTGGTGTAAATATAAGCGGTAGTGGTTGCACGAATAGTCCCAGTAACTCTTCTTCGGAAAGTGTGGAAGCATTCGGTGCAATGCCAAATCAGAACAGTTTAGGTGCACTTAGTCTAAGCAGCCTCGGCGTTGTACAGTCGCCATACTCGACATACAACAAGCTGTCATCGATGGGAATATCAATGTCTCCTCCGCACAATTATACAACATCACCGTCACATTCTATGAATGGTATGGTGATTGCCTGTGAATTGCGTACTGCATTAACCAGCCCTTGTGTTGCACTTTCCCCACAGTCGGCGTACAGTTATTCTACGGAACTACACTCGCCTACACAATCTCATCGCATAATGAGAAGGAATATGGCAATGGCAGTCGATGGAGACTGCAACAGCAATTTAAGCCATGACACAACGTCCATAGAAACATGTCAGGTAGGTTTACATAAAAAAGTGGTCAGCATTTCACCACCACGAGCCGGCGGAAATGAAGCAGTTTTAGCGGATAATATTATTATGACGGAGTTTAAGTCTGCGCATAATACTCACAAACATGAAATCTTGGTTACTTCAACATCAATATCTGCAACGTCAACTTGTGGACAAAGTCCACGCATCCAATTACATCATGGTCCTATTTTAAGCTCTCAAAGTGCTTCAAAGAAATCTGTGCCCTTTACCTTGTCAGGCAGTTATAAAATAGATAATCAACCAGCTGCAACGCTGGCTCCCATCAATAGTGAGACTACTACACTCTCCATTGCTTCACTGCAGAGCAATGACCTCATCAACATTTCTCCACCTGCTATCGTGTGGCCACGAGCGTCGTCGCCCCATCCTGAAGAAGAAAATACCTCTACAAATCTGTCTGCCCAAAAACCCAGGACATATATGCACATGCAAGTAAGTCCTTTGTCACAACAACCTTCTCAGCAGTATAAGCAAACCGGAAAATCCATAAATACCGATACCAGCGACAGTTATTTCAACCTGAACAAAAACAATAATCCAAGCCTTAGCAATGCTCCAGCAGAAAAAGGGATGCTCCCTACCAATAAAAATAAGTGCATTGCTGAGCTGCAGGATCACCAGTCCGTTCAAGCAGAGCCCCAAAATGAATTGTACCAAACCAAAATCCGATATGAAAATAATAAGAGTCCGTGCAACAGCTCGAGTGCCTCAGCCGCGCCGCACAGTTGCATCGCCTCGACTGGAAGTGCCAATTTGATAGGCAACATCAGCAATCTGCGGGGTGCGGAAGTTGGTTGCATTATTGGTGACAACAAGAGCAGTCCCTCTAATACCATCGATGTAGTAGAAATAAATACCAAAGACTTGGCACAGCGCATATCGGCAGAACTGAAGCGGTACAGTATTCCGCAGGCTATATTTGCGCAGCGTGTGCTGTGCCGCTCTCAGGGTACACTTTCTGATTTGCTTCGAAACCCAAAGCCATGGTCAAAGCTCAAATCTGGACGAGAAACATTTCGACGCATGTATAAATGGCTGCAGGAACCTGAATTTCAACGGATGTCGGCATTACGTATTGCGGCTGCACAAATACCTCAACGTATTACCAACAACAATACTATCACCAGAACTATTGCCGCCTCTAATCGCATGGTCAATTCTGATTCCAGTAATATTACGCTTCTCAGCAACTCAAATAGTGGTgagttatttatatttatttag